The following proteins are co-located in the Paenibacillus sp. FSL H8-0079 genome:
- a CDS encoding cell wall hydrolase: MNIISKNRWVAPMLSVLLVCIVGVNVVQATGKWNEASDSKQMTELAASVQNNQSSTQEERRMMEDGTSLSSNLSTQTVAWTETLPAKNWLTTAQEEQELQEAKAKNKARAVAAAKAKKEAALKLAKVERAKAVAAVTTPPKKLYFTRTELLNQEDSKLATWSYSVSDKELHLLQKIVMAEAEGEPYEGKVAVANVVLNRLRSANFPDTIYKVIHQKSQFSPVANGRLKRVVPNEDSIKAVNAALNGKKEVADDTYYFLSLTLADDLTVARSKKKVKTIGHHTFYK; this comes from the coding sequence ATGAACATTATAAGCAAGAATCGTTGGGTAGCACCGATGTTATCAGTGCTGCTTGTATGTATAGTGGGGGTAAATGTCGTTCAGGCGACGGGGAAGTGGAATGAAGCTAGTGATAGTAAACAGATGACCGAACTTGCGGCTTCTGTGCAAAATAACCAATCATCTACGCAAGAAGAGAGGCGCATGATGGAAGATGGGACAAGTCTGTCCTCTAATCTGTCTACCCAAACCGTAGCGTGGACTGAAACTCTGCCAGCCAAGAACTGGCTAACGACTGCTCAAGAAGAGCAGGAACTGCAAGAAGCCAAGGCCAAGAACAAAGCTAGAGCAGTAGCTGCGGCCAAAGCTAAAAAAGAAGCTGCACTGAAATTGGCCAAAGTGGAACGAGCCAAGGCGGTAGCTGCTGTAACAACCCCCCCAAAAAAACTATACTTTACGCGGACCGAACTTTTGAACCAGGAAGACTCGAAACTTGCAACCTGGTCATACAGTGTGTCCGATAAAGAACTGCATCTGCTGCAAAAAATTGTCATGGCAGAGGCAGAAGGTGAACCGTACGAAGGCAAAGTGGCAGTTGCCAATGTTGTCTTAAACCGGCTGCGGTCAGCCAATTTTCCCGATACCATTTACAAGGTGATCCATCAGAAATCCCAGTTCAGTCCTGTAGCGAACGGACGGTTGAAACGTGTGGTTCCCAACGAGGACAGTATCAAAGCAGTAAATGCTGCGCTGAATGGGAAGAAGGAAGTTGCCGATGATACGTACTATTTCTTGTCATTGACGCTTGCCGACGATCTGACAGTTGCTCGCTCGAAGAAAAAAGTAAAAACGATCGGTCATCATACTTTTTACAAGTAA